A genomic window from Candidatus Bathyarchaeota archaeon includes:
- a CDS encoding cobalamin B12-binding domain-containing protein, with protein MRPRVTLVNPPYPLGPHKHMPFPQLGLGYLAAVLEKNGYEVDVIDCQALYIHYEEYKKEISKRKPDLVGFTSITLTYKSALHLAKLTKESHPNCVTVLGGPHATFWHQEALQECPDLDVVVRKEGEYTLLELVQRLESGKNFDGVQGITYRKDGKIVVNPDRPYIEDLDSLPYPARHLWPIAKLRKVEDVFYMTTSRGCTSWCDFCQAVRMFGRRYRMRSPTGIVDELEYLNKTYNATQFTFCDDAFTIDPARIEKLCQEIMDRNLKIIWNCGTRVDKVTKELLIKMKEAGCVSVWFGVESGSQDVLNEMHKDISTAQTLRAVGWVQELGLQPVPNVLLGFPGETKETAWKTIRFVQKLCPNNIAFFNVTTPLPGTPLYDRIKENGWLRITDFNVYDCMTPVFETPTLNMKELADLYEQSFQSFYLRPMYILRMWRRGWTYGVSATRNAFFALISSLKSRLRNL; from the coding sequence ATGCGTCCTCGAGTGACTCTTGTTAATCCCCCTTACCCCCTTGGTCCTCATAAGCACATGCCTTTCCCACAACTGGGTTTAGGCTACCTCGCAGCAGTTCTAGAAAAAAACGGTTATGAAGTTGATGTTATTGATTGTCAGGCATTGTACATTCATTATGAAGAATACAAAAAAGAAATCAGCAAGCGCAAACCTGATCTTGTTGGGTTCACTTCGATTACTTTAACCTACAAATCTGCGTTACACCTCGCAAAATTAACCAAAGAGAGTCACCCAAATTGTGTAACTGTTCTAGGTGGACCCCACGCCACCTTTTGGCACCAAGAAGCTTTACAAGAGTGCCCTGACCTTGATGTGGTTGTCCGCAAAGAAGGGGAATACACCTTACTGGAACTGGTTCAACGACTTGAATCCGGAAAAAATTTTGATGGTGTCCAAGGAATAACCTACCGAAAAGACGGAAAAATAGTAGTAAACCCCGACAGACCTTACATCGAAGACCTAGACAGTTTGCCTTATCCTGCTCGACATCTTTGGCCAATAGCAAAACTTCGAAAAGTAGAAGACGTTTTTTACATGACAACAAGCCGCGGTTGCACCTCATGGTGCGATTTTTGTCAAGCAGTCCGAATGTTTGGTCGCCGATACCGAATGAGAAGTCCTACCGGCATCGTGGACGAACTTGAGTACCTAAACAAAACCTACAATGCAACCCAGTTTACCTTCTGTGATGACGCCTTCACAATAGATCCTGCAAGAATTGAAAAATTATGTCAAGAAATAATGGATCGAAACCTGAAAATAATATGGAATTGTGGAACCCGTGTCGATAAAGTAACAAAAGAATTGCTTATCAAAATGAAAGAAGCAGGCTGCGTTTCAGTATGGTTTGGAGTTGAATCTGGCTCCCAAGATGTTCTGAACGAGATGCATAAAGACATTTCAACTGCTCAAACCCTCAGGGCAGTAGGTTGGGTACAGGAACTTGGGTTGCAGCCTGTCCCGAACGTTCTTCTTGGGTTCCCTGGTGAAACCAAAGAAACTGCCTGGAAAACAATTAGATTTGTTCAAAAACTGTGCCCAAATAACATAGCATTTTTCAACGTCACGACCCCTCTTCCTGGAACGCCTCTGTATGATCGCATCAAAGAAAATGGGTGGTTACGAATAACTGACTTCAACGTCTACGATTGCATGACTCCAGTTTTTGAAACACCTACCTTAAACATGAAAGAACTAGCAGACCTTTACGAACAATCATTCCAAAGTTTCTATTTACGCCCAATGTATATTCTTCGAATGTGGCGCAGAGGTTGGACATATGGAGTTTCAGCAACACGAAATGCGTTCTTTGCTTTGATTAGTTCACTAAAATCTAGGCTCCGTAATCTGTAG
- a CDS encoding radical SAM protein — translation MRVCLINPPRIHPKVWGQPTVYQPLSIAYVAAVLEKQHEVIIIDAPTEGWRNSVDIDETNSKVGLTNEQIAEKIKQFSPDIAGVSIPFSGWSKAAFEVASVIKNVDKDITTVLDGLHPSARPVECLSNPDVDFVVRGEPEYSTLELVNALEKDATTDRLKDIKGIGFKENGKLVITGTRPEIEDLDALPFPARHLLPMKTYFEAVKENPIRGVIRDHYAIMLTSRGCPHNCVFCSNHIVMGKKWRGRNPESVVDEIEQLVKTYQIKQIDFFDDNMTLIKKRAEKICDLIVERNLNINWFVPTGVRADTLDEQLLRKMKRSGCKGIRFAPESGVQRVVTDIIGKNMKLEDVEKAVVLAKKVGIKTAIFFILGLIGETKEDMEQTIQYAYKLRKLGAEKFHFSIATPIYGTELYKQAVEGDFLKDGFSDEALARAEPLIETPEFTPEELCEICVRANAINQNITAGKVFKLMKDPKKALVIAKALLKKPKPKK, via the coding sequence ATGCGTGTTTGTTTGATTAATCCGCCCCGTATTCACCCAAAAGTTTGGGGACAACCAACTGTATATCAACCGTTGTCCATTGCTTACGTAGCAGCAGTTTTAGAAAAACAGCATGAAGTAATAATCATAGATGCGCCCACAGAAGGCTGGAGAAATTCTGTGGACATAGATGAAACAAATTCTAAGGTAGGATTAACAAACGAACAAATTGCAGAAAAAATTAAACAGTTTTCTCCGGACATTGCTGGAGTAAGCATCCCGTTTTCGGGTTGGTCTAAAGCTGCATTTGAAGTTGCGTCAGTAATAAAAAACGTGGATAAAGACATAACCACAGTTTTAGATGGATTGCACCCTTCTGCCAGACCTGTGGAGTGCTTGTCGAATCCCGATGTGGACTTTGTTGTTCGCGGGGAACCAGAATACAGCACTCTTGAGTTGGTTAATGCCTTAGAAAAGGACGCAACAACAGACAGGTTGAAGGATATTAAGGGAATCGGGTTTAAAGAAAATGGAAAATTGGTTATTACTGGGACTCGACCAGAAATCGAAGACCTGGATGCCTTGCCTTTTCCTGCAAGGCATTTGTTGCCTATGAAGACATATTTTGAGGCAGTAAAAGAGAACCCAATTCGGGGGGTTATCCGTGACCATTACGCCATAATGTTAACCAGTCGAGGTTGCCCGCATAATTGTGTGTTTTGTTCTAATCATATTGTCATGGGCAAAAAATGGCGGGGCAGAAACCCCGAAAGTGTTGTTGACGAGATAGAACAGCTAGTAAAAACATACCAAATAAAACAGATTGATTTTTTTGATGATAATATGACCTTAATTAAGAAAAGGGCAGAAAAAATCTGTGACCTGATAGTAGAAAGGAACCTGAACATAAACTGGTTTGTTCCAACCGGAGTTAGGGCAGACACCCTTGATGAACAACTGTTAAGAAAAATGAAGCGTTCAGGCTGCAAGGGAATTCGTTTTGCTCCTGAATCGGGGGTTCAACGGGTTGTTACGGATATTATTGGAAAGAACATGAAACTTGAAGATGTTGAAAAAGCAGTTGTTTTAGCTAAAAAAGTAGGAATCAAAACAGCGATTTTTTTCATTCTTGGACTAATCGGCGAAACAAAAGAAGACATGGAACAAACCATACAATATGCATATAAACTAAGAAAGCTTGGGGCAGAAAAATTCCATTTCAGCATAGCCACGCCAATTTACGGAACTGAACTCTACAAACAGGCAGTGGAGGGGGATTTCTTAAAGGACGGATTCAGTGACGAAGCCCTAGCACGAGCCGAACCCCTCATTGAAACCCCCGAATTCACACCAGAGGAACTATGTGAGATATGTGTACGGGCAAACGCCATAAACCAAAACATTACAGCAGGTAAAGTATTCAAACTCATGAAAGACCCCAAAAAAGCATTGGTTATTGCTAAAGCGTTATTGAAAAAGCCCAAGCCTAAGAAATAG
- a CDS encoding B12-binding domain-containing radical SAM protein: protein MTTAPPEDSPWGLGRRYPPLGLAYVAGSLEQAGYGVQVIDNYLLKKSINDIKQEVKRLNPKIVGMTCGSVTYGKCVETAKAVKEVLPNCKVVVGGWHPSYLPESMLEHPEIDYAVIGEGERAIVELANTITSGKEDSEVPQISGVAYRKGSQIVKNPQTLIEDLDTVPFPARHLLPMDLYMRKMEYLTVEPVDNMNVIRGCPYNCAFCETKKIWTSKCRAFSPPRVVAELNHMIEKYGTKGIYFVGDNFTINKKRTIELCKEIKKAKLDLQWVCDTRVDLVSREMLQEMKSAGCKTIWFGVESGAPHILKKINKQITIQQAVDAFKLCNQVGIRTASSFMIGLPGETVADMHTTYMFARKLDPDYARFHIFIGYPGSSMYDEIMANGWYERVEDYVTYVKTDQFDFELVKNLQREFHRNFNRSIHRILKTIQRDGFLSVLKRNI from the coding sequence ATGACAACCGCTCCGCCTGAAGACTCCCCGTGGGGTCTGGGTAGACGTTATCCACCGCTGGGTTTAGCTTACGTTGCTGGGTCTCTTGAACAGGCAGGATATGGAGTTCAAGTAATTGATAACTATCTTTTGAAAAAATCAATCAACGATATCAAACAAGAAGTCAAACGCCTAAACCCCAAAATAGTTGGAATGACCTGCGGCTCAGTAACCTATGGGAAATGTGTTGAAACCGCTAAAGCAGTAAAGGAAGTTCTTCCCAACTGCAAGGTTGTTGTGGGTGGTTGGCATCCTTCATATTTGCCTGAAAGCATGCTCGAGCACCCTGAAATTGACTATGCGGTCATAGGTGAGGGCGAACGTGCAATCGTGGAGCTAGCAAATACTATTACTTCAGGTAAGGAAGATTCTGAAGTACCCCAAATTTCTGGTGTTGCTTACCGTAAAGGCAGCCAAATTGTAAAAAACCCTCAAACTTTAATTGAAGATTTAGACACTGTGCCCTTTCCTGCTCGCCATTTGTTGCCTATGGACCTTTACATGCGAAAGATGGAGTACCTAACTGTTGAACCCGTGGATAACATGAACGTAATCCGCGGTTGCCCTTACAACTGCGCCTTTTGTGAAACAAAAAAAATCTGGACCTCAAAATGCCGAGCCTTTAGTCCACCTAGAGTTGTAGCTGAACTAAACCATATGATAGAAAAATACGGCACAAAGGGCATCTACTTTGTTGGTGACAATTTTACCATCAACAAAAAAAGAACCATAGAACTGTGCAAAGAAATCAAAAAAGCAAAACTGGACTTACAATGGGTTTGTGATACTCGAGTTGATTTGGTTTCCAGGGAAATGCTCCAAGAAATGAAATCTGCAGGGTGCAAAACAATATGGTTTGGTGTAGAATCGGGTGCGCCTCATATTCTTAAAAAAATCAACAAACAGATTACTATTCAACAAGCTGTTGATGCCTTCAAGCTTTGTAACCAAGTAGGCATCCGAACTGCCAGTTCCTTTATGATTGGCTTGCCCGGAGAAACAGTTGCAGACATGCATACCACCTACATGTTTGCCCGAAAATTAGATCCTGATTATGCCCGTTTTCACATCTTTATCGGATACCCCGGAAGTAGCATGTATGACGAAATCATGGCTAACGGCTGGTACGAACGGGTAGAAGATTATGTAACCTACGTCAAAACCGACCAATTTGATTTTGAGTTAGTAAAAAATCTCCAACGAGAATTCCACAGGAACTTCAATCGTTCAATCCACCGGATTCTAAAAACAATTCAACGAGACGGGTTCCTAAGCGTCCTAAAACGCAACATCTGA
- a CDS encoding radical SAM protein yields the protein MACPGPPKKLQGPLMITSWRATGACNYNCVYCNVDANCEPTPNELDTEWGLRLVDQIAEFGSQWFGIKGGEPLVRKDLFILIAHAKELGLEVNLLTNGYYVDGEILEKLAKYNVYTSVSIDGSEEANDSLRGKGSYKAAVSAIQKLSEKGILNGLSMAITNRNLNEADHIVELAEKYHAQFVWFNHLVPTGRAKHQINLEPTPEQYDMFLNHVYDLTKKEYKVKFDFNIHCPHYIRVVRDRDPEGFCEWVNKETHTAKCIYFLFGGYLSVLENGDVIPCFYDEDLKIGNIKENTLTELWDKMQNSEFYQTLQNPDNLEGKCGICDLRNVCGGCRTRAHALTGSYFGSDPACLYQPKGDGSKKTK from the coding sequence ATGGCATGTCCTGGTCCCCCGAAAAAACTTCAGGGTCCTCTGATGATTACTTCTTGGAGAGCCACTGGCGCGTGTAATTACAATTGCGTATATTGTAACGTGGACGCAAACTGTGAACCCACCCCCAACGAGTTAGACACAGAATGGGGACTGCGTTTGGTTGACCAAATTGCAGAATTTGGTTCCCAATGGTTCGGAATAAAAGGAGGCGAACCCCTTGTGAGAAAAGACCTTTTTATCCTTATCGCCCACGCTAAAGAGTTAGGTCTTGAAGTTAATTTATTGACCAACGGATATTATGTAGACGGAGAAATTCTAGAAAAACTAGCCAAATATAACGTTTACACTTCCGTCAGCATCGATGGCTCAGAAGAAGCAAACGATTCCCTACGAGGGAAAGGTTCCTACAAGGCTGCTGTGTCTGCGATTCAAAAGTTGTCAGAAAAAGGAATTTTGAACGGGTTATCCATGGCCATAACAAACCGCAACCTCAATGAAGCAGATCACATAGTTGAGTTAGCAGAAAAATATCATGCCCAGTTTGTTTGGTTTAATCATTTGGTTCCAACGGGAAGGGCTAAACATCAAATAAATTTGGAACCCACACCAGAACAGTATGACATGTTTTTGAATCACGTGTATGATTTGACCAAAAAAGAATACAAAGTCAAATTTGATTTTAACATCCACTGTCCTCATTACATCCGAGTAGTCCGAGACAGAGATCCCGAAGGCTTCTGCGAATGGGTCAACAAAGAAACCCACACAGCCAAATGTATTTACTTCTTGTTTGGCGGATACCTAAGTGTACTAGAAAATGGAGACGTTATCCCGTGTTTCTATGATGAAGACCTAAAAATTGGAAACATCAAAGAAAACACCCTAACTGAACTTTGGGACAAGATGCAAAACTCTGAATTTTATCAAACATTGCAAAACCCGGACAATTTGGAAGGCAAATGTGGGATCTGTGATCTGCGAAACGTGTGTGGCGGATGCAGAACCCGAGCTCACGCATTAACTGGCTCTTACTTTGGTTCAGACCCTGCGTGCCTTTACCAACCAAAAGGTGACGGTTCAAAGAAAACAAAGTAA
- a CDS encoding amidohydrolase: MTEMCADLALINGNIITMDSLQAKAQAVAIEKNRLLKVGTTEDIKALLTEKTKVVDLKGKTVVPGFIDSHIHVADFGKFLNWINLTNLNSISEMQTRLKERAQKIPKNRWIVGNGWNEIRFAEKRCPNRYDLDIASPNNPVVLYHECGRVCVVNSKALDAAKVTKETVAPLDGEIKKHHETGEPTGILWETATDLVWKTIPEPTEEEIIEATSLACEKVVEAGITTVHWIVSSLEEALSVKKLDTQNKLPVRVHVIVPANILERINELNFDSNKIDKQLGVKIFIDGSLAARTAALCQPYMDDNTTEGKLLYSQTELDKVVRKAHKTKLQLVMHAMGDKAIDMALSAIEKVLKETPREAHCHRIEHGSVLTPDLIQRIKNLGMTISVQPKCVITEFTDWSAIERLGNKRARWLYPLKTLIKNGIQIVGGSDCPMEPLNPLLGIQAAVERQYFPEEKITSNEALQMYTINAAIASCEQKNQGSIEKGKLADVTVLSGDPLTIPANDIGKIEVYMTIVDGEIVFQKLS, from the coding sequence GTGACTGAAATGTGTGCAGATTTGGCACTTATAAATGGAAACATTATCACTATGGATTCTTTGCAAGCAAAAGCACAAGCAGTCGCCATCGAAAAAAACCGATTGTTAAAAGTTGGCACAACAGAAGATATCAAAGCATTACTCACCGAAAAAACAAAAGTAGTTGATTTAAAGGGAAAAACTGTTGTCCCAGGGTTTATTGATTCCCATATTCATGTCGCAGATTTTGGAAAGTTCTTGAATTGGATCAACCTGACCAATCTAAACTCGATTTCAGAAATGCAAACAAGACTTAAAGAACGTGCACAAAAGATTCCGAAAAACAGGTGGATTGTTGGTAACGGATGGAACGAAATCCGTTTTGCAGAAAAACGTTGTCCAAACCGTTATGATTTGGATATTGCCTCTCCAAATAATCCAGTGGTGTTGTATCATGAGTGTGGGCGGGTTTGCGTTGTTAACAGTAAAGCCTTAGATGCTGCAAAAGTAACAAAAGAAACTGTAGCCCCATTGGATGGAGAAATCAAAAAACATCACGAAACTGGTGAGCCAACAGGTATTTTGTGGGAAACTGCAACAGATTTGGTTTGGAAGACCATTCCTGAACCAACTGAAGAAGAAATAATTGAAGCAACCAGTTTAGCTTGTGAAAAAGTAGTAGAAGCGGGGATAACTACTGTTCATTGGATTGTTTCCTCGCTGGAAGAAGCGTTGAGTGTGAAAAAGCTGGATACACAAAACAAGTTACCAGTTAGGGTTCATGTTATTGTTCCGGCTAATATTTTGGAGCGAATTAATGAGTTGAATTTTGATTCAAACAAAATCGACAAACAATTGGGTGTTAAGATTTTTATAGATGGTTCGTTAGCTGCCCGAACAGCAGCACTTTGCCAGCCGTACATGGACGATAACACTACAGAAGGGAAACTGCTCTATTCCCAAACCGAATTGGATAAAGTGGTTAGAAAGGCGCACAAAACAAAACTTCAGTTGGTTATGCATGCAATGGGCGACAAAGCAATTGACATGGCGTTAAGTGCTATTGAAAAAGTGTTGAAAGAAACCCCTAGAGAAGCACATTGTCATCGTATTGAACATGGGTCTGTACTGACTCCTGATTTGATTCAGAGAATAAAGAATCTAGGGATGACAATTTCTGTACAACCAAAATGTGTAATTACTGAATTTACGGATTGGTCAGCAATTGAAAGATTAGGAAACAAAAGGGCAAGATGGTTGTATCCTCTTAAAACGTTAATCAAAAATGGAATACAAATTGTTGGCGGATCAGATTGTCCAATGGAGCCCTTAAATCCGTTGTTAGGCATACAAGCAGCTGTAGAACGCCAATATTTTCCTGAAGAAAAAATCACATCAAATGAAGCGTTACAAATGTACACAATTAATGCTGCAATTGCGTCTTGTGAACAAAAAAATCAAGGTTCAATTGAAAAAGGAAAACTCGCGGATGTTACTGTTCTTTCGGGTGATCCCCTAACAATTCCAGCCAATGATATTGGAAAAATTGAAGTATACATGACCATTGTGGATGGAGAAATTGTTTTCCAGAAATTATCTTAG
- a CDS encoding cobalamin biosynthesis protein yields MITITNLLVAVGILIAALVLDLIFGDPSPIYPEKIQYKLHPTVWMGQFTQKIKPFFKNPNPKIEKINGVLMGVTVILVFTVPVYFALQIIYRYLGVIVFFIVAAVILKLTICMKLETDWGYAAAKAIESGDLTEARKYAHFSRRDNKDLTGAQIVSSVIESLAENLTDFRLSPIFYYGLFGVPGAVAFRAVNTLDGMVGFKDEENLHIGWFSAVTDTIVNYIPARLTTLLLIAGAAIVGEDYKNAWKIARRDQTKIPSVNHGWQMAAIAGALRVELEKPGQYAVGDPEQELDASKIIQSLKIRNVAIILSIIITVPAILLNLYLF; encoded by the coding sequence ATGATAACAATAACAAATCTGTTGGTGGCAGTTGGAATTCTCATCGCAGCACTGGTGCTCGACTTGATTTTTGGCGACCCCTCCCCCATTTACCCCGAAAAAATCCAATACAAACTTCACCCAACGGTTTGGATGGGACAGTTCACCCAAAAAATCAAACCATTCTTCAAGAACCCCAACCCAAAAATCGAAAAAATTAACGGCGTTCTTATGGGGGTAACAGTAATTTTGGTTTTCACTGTTCCGGTCTATTTTGCATTACAAATAATCTACAGGTACCTTGGGGTTATAGTTTTTTTCATAGTTGCTGCAGTGATTTTGAAATTAACAATTTGCATGAAACTTGAAACAGACTGGGGCTACGCCGCAGCAAAAGCAATTGAATCAGGTGACTTAACTGAAGCTAGAAAGTATGCACATTTTTCCCGAAGAGACAACAAAGACTTAACCGGTGCACAAATTGTTTCTTCGGTTATTGAATCATTGGCTGAAAACTTGACAGATTTCAGGTTGTCACCCATCTTTTATTATGGACTTTTTGGCGTTCCTGGAGCAGTTGCCTTTCGGGCAGTTAACACCCTTGATGGGATGGTTGGCTTCAAAGATGAAGAAAACTTGCATATCGGATGGTTTTCTGCAGTCACAGACACCATAGTCAATTACATTCCCGCTCGGCTCACTACTCTTTTGTTGATTGCTGGAGCTGCAATAGTTGGGGAAGACTACAAGAACGCGTGGAAAATTGCCCGACGGGACCAAACCAAAATCCCCAGCGTAAACCATGGATGGCAAATGGCAGCTATAGCAGGCGCCCTCCGAGTAGAACTGGAAAAACCTGGACAGTATGCTGTAGGTGACCCAGAACAAGAACTCGACGCCAGCAAAATAATTCAGTCCCTAAAAATCCGAAACGTGGCAATAATTCTTAGCATAATAATCACGGTACCTGCAATTTTGTTGAATCTTTACTTGTTTTAA
- a CDS encoding radical SAM protein, which yields MTEPNKKVKTTLVNPPPLEGVYRHQLYLSLGLAYMAAVLEENRHEVTVIDCPAVNINQDMLKTKLESIQPEIIGITSMTPTIQSAVLSAQVAKQACPQSTVVLGGPHATFMDKQVLAEEPAVDVIVRGEGEQTLLELAQNAGNVKTLDTIQGITFRKNGQMVKNPDRPFIQNLDDLPRPAFKHFDLEKYRLFGRKMLPIITSRGCPSQCSFCTTSRIFGRPFRARSPKNVVDELEWLRDEHGADAFSFYDDTFTLDKNRAIQICEDIKNRKLGIPWDCQTRVSTVSEEMLKIMRDANCQQVFFGVESGCQTILDAVHKGTSVEQNKRAIKLAKDAGLFVAVSVMVGYPGENREMLEQTIDLLRQAEPDDAYICVATPYPGTELRNIIEEKGWTISNDWKRYDTTIPVFENPNLSETDVNAIRSKFYDSFYSPKYVLRHIFKKNFYSKVMARTAMNHLIWRVRKIF from the coding sequence TTGACAGAACCAAACAAAAAAGTCAAAACAACGCTGGTTAATCCTCCACCGCTGGAGGGAGTTTATCGTCATCAACTTTATTTGTCTCTTGGTTTGGCGTACATGGCAGCAGTTCTGGAAGAGAACAGACATGAAGTAACTGTAATTGATTGCCCGGCAGTGAACATAAATCAAGATATGCTGAAGACAAAACTTGAATCTATTCAGCCGGAAATTATTGGAATCACTTCCATGACCCCTACAATACAGTCAGCAGTTTTGTCGGCTCAGGTCGCTAAACAAGCATGCCCTCAGTCAACAGTTGTTTTGGGTGGTCCACATGCCACGTTTATGGATAAACAGGTTCTTGCTGAAGAACCAGCAGTTGACGTAATAGTTAGGGGAGAGGGAGAACAAACACTTCTAGAACTGGCACAAAATGCCGGCAACGTGAAGACTTTAGACACAATTCAGGGCATAACTTTTAGAAAAAACGGGCAAATGGTCAAGAACCCTGACAGACCTTTTATTCAAAATCTTGATGATTTGCCTCGTCCGGCATTCAAGCATTTTGATTTAGAAAAATATCGTCTGTTTGGACGGAAAATGCTCCCAATTATTACTAGCAGGGGCTGTCCATCTCAGTGTTCCTTTTGTACTACTTCCAGAATTTTTGGACGACCCTTCCGAGCTCGAAGCCCAAAAAACGTAGTGGATGAACTGGAATGGTTGCGAGACGAACATGGAGCAGACGCGTTTTCCTTTTATGACGATACATTTACCCTAGATAAAAATCGGGCAATACAAATCTGTGAAGATATAAAAAACAGAAAACTTGGGATTCCATGGGATTGTCAAACTCGTGTGAGCACAGTATCCGAAGAGATGCTAAAAATTATGCGGGACGCAAATTGTCAGCAAGTTTTTTTTGGAGTAGAATCGGGTTGTCAAACTATTTTGGACGCAGTCCATAAAGGAACTTCTGTTGAACAAAACAAAAGGGCAATAAAGTTGGCCAAGGATGCGGGCTTGTTTGTTGCAGTTTCTGTCATGGTTGGATATCCCGGCGAAAACCGAGAGATGCTTGAGCAAACAATTGACTTACTCAGACAAGCCGAACCCGATGATGCTTACATTTGTGTGGCTACTCCGTACCCAGGAACAGAGCTAAGAAACATTATTGAAGAAAAAGGCTGGACCATTTCTAACGACTGGAAACGGTATGACACAACCATCCCAGTGTTTGAAAACCCTAACCTGTCAGAAACGGACGTAAATGCAATCCGAAGCAAATTCTACGACAGTTTCTATTCACCCAAATATGTTCTGCGACACATTTTCAAGAAAAACTTTTACAGCAAAGTAATGGCACGAACCGCAATGAACCATCTCATTTGGCGTGTTCGAAAAATATTCTAA
- a CDS encoding class I SAM-dependent methyltransferase, translating to MVIGQVLGLAYLVMHPSQLKHLVIKHTRYKHRNQTKPKWIEWQKYNSSRIEAALKAHGAEALLRPFNVARIQTISNMVLPLGKGLQILDVGGGDGLIGEHLWKMQNNIATIDLPTVSAQSHKREFLFAVTGDAEELPFKLNGFDVVIASEIVEHLWDPNSFLDDAYKILKTGGHLIISTPDGVEGLRYDSHKHYYTVEILEKLLASRFSLVQMKRLTDVGTPTPTIIVMFQKI from the coding sequence ATGGTTATAGGTCAAGTTCTAGGTTTAGCGTATTTGGTGATGCATCCTTCCCAGTTAAAACATCTTGTAATAAAACACACGCGCTACAAACACCGAAACCAAACCAAACCCAAATGGATCGAATGGCAAAAATACAACAGCTCACGAATTGAAGCCGCCCTAAAAGCCCATGGAGCAGAAGCCCTGTTGCGACCTTTTAATGTGGCCCGAATACAAACAATTTCTAACATGGTTCTCCCCCTAGGCAAAGGACTACAAATCCTAGACGTAGGCGGCGGGGACGGATTAATCGGAGAACACTTATGGAAAATGCAAAACAATATAGCAACCATAGACCTGCCAACAGTTTCTGCCCAGTCACATAAACGTGAATTTTTATTCGCTGTAACTGGGGACGCAGAAGAATTGCCTTTCAAACTAAACGGTTTTGATGTTGTAATAGCCTCCGAAATAGTCGAACACCTATGGGATCCAAACAGTTTCTTGGATGATGCTTACAAGATTTTGAAAACTGGGGGGCATTTAATCATTTCAACCCCCGATGGTGTTGAAGGGTTGCGTTATGATTCTCATAAACATTACTACACTGTTGAAATTCTGGAAAAGTTGCTCGCTTCACGATTCAGTTTAGTTCAAATGAAACGTTTAACTGATGTGGGGACTCCAACTCCCACCATTATTGTGATGTTCCAAAAAATTTAG